The window TTATTTTTATTCCTTTTTCTTTTAAAATAGATTTTGCCTCTTGTATACCAGAAACTTCAAGTGCTATACCAGCCAAGCCTTCCCCATGATTTTTAATGTGATTGTCTACAAAAGCCCCGCCCAATCCATCACCAGATTTACTGAGAAGCTCTAAATACATATTTTCAAATACAAAAAGTACATTTTTAGTTCCAAGGCCAGCATGAGAGCCTTCCCAAGTTGAAGGAAATCCAAATAAATTAGAGTAAAATTCTGTAGATTTTGAAAGGTCTTTTACTGCTATTATTATATGATCTAAAGATTTCAGCATGAAAAACCTAGTCTGCTAATGCATGGAATTCCTTGACTCTAGTATCTGATTTTTGATTTTCTTGTAATAAATTTTCAAAGTTTTTAATACTGATAATTTTACTTTCTTCTATATTCGTTTTTCCATGCCAAGCTACCATTTTTTTCCACACTGGATCAATAAATAAGGACCCTTTTATCTCTAGATTATTATGAGTTTTAAAGGTGAAAGCCCTTAGCTCTGAAATAATTGCAGTAAGATATGCTACATGAATAGCTTCATCCTTTTGAATTCTTGAGATCATTTCAGAAGCTAAATCTGCATTGACCCTATTATTTTTAAAAACATCCGGAGAACTTGCTAATTCCATAGTGTATGAGAAAAAACTTTCTGCCCGGATTTCTATCATGAGCACATTCATTAAAAGAGAAATTATGCCCTCATATTCATTAGGAATTTGAAGCATCTCCCACGAATCTTGAGGTCTAGCCAACGATTCTGGAATTGCAGGCTCTGGGAAAGCATTCTTACCAAAAAGTAGATCTCTCGCTGCAAACCACATCTGATCATGAGCACCCTTTTCACTGTCAGGATCTCCACCTTCATCAAACCCATGAGCTTTAAATAAACCTGAATTCATATGTCCAGTAGCAGTTTCAGAAATATCTTCTACTATTATTTTTTGAAAATCAGGAGCAGTAATTTCAGCAAGAGCTTGACCCCTTGCTTCAATAACTCCAGTTACAGTTAAACTATCCCAAAGAAACTGCCCAAAAGATAAATTTAAAAGATATTTTGCTTGAGAAATATTTGGATAATTTCCATATTTAAGAAGATCAGTAGAGCCATCAATAAGCTCATAGCCTTGCTCTAAAAGATTAGATTTCCATGACTTGACAGCCTCCCAGCGTTTTAGTGTTCTTGGAGAAATATAGTTACCATTTTTATCCAGTCCTCCATGCAAAATATACCCTGCCATTTCATTAGGAGAAGCATATTCATGCTCACTCATGATTTCATCTAACTTATATATCATATCTTTTTTCTTATTAATTTATTCTTGAATTTTTGATAATACTCTTTTAGTTTAGCTACTATTTCAGGACCAAGTAAAACCAATCCTACATACCATGCTACTGCACTTGCCCCATAAAGGATAGCAGCATAAGATGCCATTTCTTTAACTTCTATCTCCATAAATGGAACATAAAAAAGGATAATATAAGGCGGGACAGAAATAATTAATAAACCATAGCCAATTATTTTTCTTAAATTCATATTACTTTGAAAAGAAGATCTTTAATTTTTTCTTAATAATCTTCCAAGCGCCATTTTCTAAAACTAAATGATCCTGATATTTACCCCAAACTTGCGTCGGATCTGCACTAATATCATTGCTCATCTGCATTGCAGCAAGATAACTTGTTACATAAGCATTATTTTCACTTATCTTTATTTGTAAATTTGTTAAAGAGTGTTGCGCATCTCCTACAGGCTGGAGACTTTCAGCAAGAAACGATTTAATTTCCTTCAACCCATTGCACTCATAACCATCAGGGTCTCCATAAATTGCTATAGCTGATTCGTAAAAAACGCTATCTAATAGAAGCCAATCTTTTTCATCGCACGCCTTGGCATAGTTATATAATGTGTTAGTTATATCCCTTTCTGACAATAATAAATCTATTCCTTTAGACATCGGGCATTAAATTATTAACTATTTCTAAGGCATCAATATATTCATTAACCATCCTAGAAATAACCGCCTTGGAAGTCTCAACCTCATTAATTTGGCCAACGACTTGTCCAATTGCATTAAAAGATACTTCTTGAGCATTACCTTTAGATGCATATTGATGAGTTCGTCTCATTGCATCTGCTGTCAATAAACCTTGAAGAGGCATTCCAAGAGGTTCAGGAGTATTATCCTGATCCCAAGCTTCGGTCCAAGAATTTTTAAGCATTCTCGCCGGCTTTCCTGTCCAGGAACGAGACCTCACAGTATCTGAACTATCAGCATCAAAGTATGACTGTTTTTGTTCTGGTTGGGCAAATGCCTCCTCTACTGCCAACCATAATGACCCTGTCCATACTCCTGCAGCCCCCATAGACATAGCTGCTAACATTTGCTTTCCATTAGCTATACCTCCAGCTGCTAAAACTGGAATAGGATCTACTACTTCGATTATCTGTGGCCATAAAACCATACTACCTATCTCTCCCGTATGGCCCCCTCCTTCATACCCTTGAGCAATTACAACATCTATACCAGCTTCTTTATGTGCTAATGCTTGCTTAGGTTTTCCACATAAGGCTCCAACCAATCTGCCACTTGACTTGATAAGATCAATTACTTCTTTAGGTGGAGTTCCTAATGCATTAGCTATCATGTTACAATTAGGTCTTTTTAAAGCTTCTTCAACAAGTGGCATTGCAGTTGCTAGCGTCCAACCAAAC of the SAR86 cluster bacterium genome contains:
- a CDS encoding nuclear transport factor 2 family protein, which encodes MSKGIDLLLSERDITNTLYNYAKACDEKDWLLLDSVFYESAIAIYGDPDGYECNGLKEIKSFLAESLQPVGDAQHSLTNLQIKISENNAYVTSYLAAMQMSNDISADPTQVWGKYQDHLVLENGAWKIIKKKLKIFFSK
- a CDS encoding nitronate monooxygenase family protein — its product is MKTKICSDLGIEYPIFAFTHCRDVVVAVSKAGGFGVLGAVGFSAEELKKELDWIDSKIGDKPYGVDVVIPQKYEGMDEMDSDVLEKQMNSMIPEEHKQFTEKLLVDNGVPPWPNKEEKMGLFGWTLATAMPLVEEALKRPNCNMIANALGTPPKEVIDLIKSSGRLVGALCGKPKQALAHKEAGIDVVIAQGYEGGGHTGEIGSMVLWPQIIEVVDPIPVLAAGGIANGKQMLAAMSMGAAGVWTGSLWLAVEEAFAQPEQKQSYFDADSSDTVRSRSWTGKPARMLKNSWTEAWDQDNTPEPLGMPLQGLLTADAMRRTHQYASKGNAQEVSFNAIGQVVGQINEVETSKAVISRMVNEYIDALEIVNNLMPDV